Proteins encoded within one genomic window of uncultured Desulfobacter sp.:
- a CDS encoding ABC transporter permease, which produces MIWNTFILALRGIRRNVLRSVLTILGIIIGVAAVITLVTIGNGTTAQVTQQIAAMGTNVLLINPGQRHGPGGASGAPSFSVKDVQAIEQQINDLAGVAPAVSASAVAVVGNQNWSTSITGTTNDFFKVRNWSIKAGRTFNENEISAGRTVCVVGDTIRENLFGDADPVGQKLRLSTVSCQIVGLLAAKGNSSMGRDQDDCVIMPMKAVQRRFTGNKDIPFIQVAVKIGASTSTASTAIQSLLRKRRHLSDNEEDNFRIMDTKELASMLTSTTKTMTALLGAVAAVSLLVGGIGIMNIMLVSVTERTREIGIRLAIGAYEHEVLLQFLVESVVLSSFGGIFGIILALAASFGATKMLAIPFAPDISIIVIAFFFSAAVGVVFGYFPALKAARMDPIDALRHE; this is translated from the coding sequence ATGATCTGGAACACCTTTATCCTGGCCTTACGGGGCATCCGGCGTAATGTCTTACGTTCGGTGCTCACCATTCTAGGCATCATCATCGGTGTGGCCGCCGTGATTACGCTTGTGACCATTGGAAACGGTACCACGGCCCAGGTGACTCAACAGATCGCGGCTATGGGGACCAATGTTCTGCTCATTAACCCGGGCCAGCGCCATGGACCCGGCGGGGCATCGGGGGCTCCCAGTTTTTCAGTCAAAGATGTCCAGGCCATTGAACAGCAGATCAATGATCTGGCAGGTGTGGCGCCGGCCGTATCCGCATCTGCTGTAGCCGTTGTTGGAAACCAGAACTGGAGCACCAGCATTACCGGTACCACCAATGATTTTTTCAAGGTACGCAACTGGAGCATCAAAGCAGGACGGACATTTAACGAAAATGAAATCAGCGCCGGGCGCACCGTATGCGTGGTTGGGGACACCATCCGCGAAAACCTGTTTGGCGACGCGGACCCTGTGGGACAAAAGCTGCGCCTGAGCACGGTATCCTGTCAGATCGTCGGGCTGTTGGCGGCCAAAGGCAACTCATCCATGGGCCGGGACCAGGATGATTGTGTGATCATGCCCATGAAAGCAGTCCAGCGCCGTTTTACCGGCAACAAGGACATTCCCTTTATCCAGGTGGCGGTTAAAATCGGTGCATCCACAAGCACAGCGTCAACCGCCATCCAGTCGCTCTTAAGAAAACGCCGCCACCTCTCTGATAATGAAGAGGACAATTTCAGAATCATGGACACCAAGGAGCTTGCCTCCATGCTCACCTCTACCACCAAAACCATGACCGCCCTGCTCGGGGCTGTGGCGGCAGTGAGTCTTCTGGTCGGCGGCATCGGTATCATGAACATTATGCTGGTCTCTGTAACCGAGCGCACCCGTGAAATCGGCATCCGCCTGGCCATCGGTGCCTATGAACACGAAGTGCTGCTCCAATTCTTGGTGGAATCTGTAGTACTCTCCTCCTTTGGCGGCATATTCGGCATTATCCTGGCCCTGGCAGCTTCCTTTGGTGCCACAAAAATGCTGGCGATTCCCTTTGCTCCGGATATCTCCATCATCGTTATTGCATTTTTCTTTTCCGCCGCTGTGGGGGTCGTGTTCGGATACTTCCCAGCCTTGAAAGCGGCCCGCATGGATCCCATCGATGCTTTGCGGCACGAATAA
- a CDS encoding ABC transporter ATP-binding protein translates to MAEKERPLISLTQVTKAYGSNEAKIFALRGIDLSIESGEFISVMGPSGSGKSTCMNILGCLDTPTSGQYKFGGVEVSHMSRKQLATLRRFYLGFVFQGFNLLNRTTAMENVELPLIYRGMPPKERKTLARKALEQVGLAGREAHTPGELSGGQQQRVAIARAIATTPSVLFADEPTGNLDTARSHEIMALLRQLNREQKITVVMVTHESDMAAYSDRIIHFVDGQVADVENGHAPAAKGGQDQ, encoded by the coding sequence ATGGCCGAAAAAGAACGCCCTTTGATTTCCCTGACTCAGGTCACCAAGGCATACGGCAGCAACGAAGCCAAAATCTTTGCATTGCGAGGCATTGATCTGTCCATTGAATCCGGTGAATTTATTTCGGTGATGGGACCGTCTGGTTCGGGAAAATCCACCTGCATGAACATTTTAGGATGTCTGGACACCCCCACGTCAGGCCAGTATAAATTCGGCGGGGTGGAGGTGAGCCATATGAGCCGAAAACAACTGGCCACCCTGCGCCGGTTTTATCTTGGCTTTGTATTCCAGGGGTTTAACCTGCTGAACCGGACTACGGCCATGGAGAATGTGGAGCTGCCCTTGATATACAGGGGCATGCCGCCCAAGGAACGTAAAACGCTGGCGCGCAAAGCCCTTGAACAGGTGGGGCTTGCCGGGCGAGAAGCCCACACCCCCGGGGAGTTATCCGGAGGCCAGCAGCAGCGGGTAGCCATTGCCCGGGCCATTGCCACCACCCCGTCGGTATTATTCGCCGACGAGCCCACGGGCAACCTGGACACGGCCAGAAGCCATGAAATCATGGCGCTTTTAAGACAATTAAACAGGGAACAGAAAATCACCGTGGTCATGGTCACCCATGAATCAGATATGGCCGCTTACTCGGACCGGATCATTCATTTTGTGGACGGCCAGGTAGCTGACGTTGAGAACGGGCATGCCCCGGCAGCCAAAGGAGGCCAGGACCAATGA